The genomic interval ACATAGTTCAGCTGAGATGTCACTCTTCTCAATCTACCTCTGTGTCTCAGTGTTACTTCTACATAGAGGAAAGACAACATTTCCAACATACCACATCCTGTCATCAGTCACTCACAGGGACCAAGCTGCTTGAATGGGCAGGTCGTGGTCCAACCACCAAGGTCAacatgagatgtttctactatGCTGTAGAGATGTCTATGTACTCTCCTTACAGTGACCCTGTCTCAGTCACTCTCCTGGGTAAGCGGGGTATACGTATTATTATACCCCAGTGTTTTTCTATTCTGGTTCAAGATTAACACACcagattattttatattatttatataataTACATTTTAAATAGTGACTGAAGCAATAAGAAATGAAGTTATGCACTTTTAGATTTTACGGTTTATTTCATGCAATGTATTTTAGCAAACTGTTGAAAGTGGTTTACTTCCTGATTCTGACATTACAGACCTCCCTCAGCCCAGGCTGACAGTGAGTTCTacagtcatcagagagagagactcagttcaGCTGAGCTGTGACtcttctccatctgtctctgtgtctcagtgttaCTTCTACACAGAGGGGAGAGATCCTAAACCCTCACCCTGTACGAGGTCACTCACGGGGGCTGAGCTGCTCTCGTGGGCAGGTGAACGTTTATCTGCTGAGGTCAAACTGAGATGTTTTTACACAGTAGAGACTCACTATCCATCAACGCACAGTCATCCTGCGCCTATCACTATTCTTGGTaaaatagtattattattatgaataCACTGATCTGATTGGCTCACTGTAATCAGATTGGAATATGTAATGTCATGCTAACATATACAGACTATTTAGTTCTTACTCTTTTTGTTATCTAGTACAGAAAGAGGTGTGTATTCTCATTAACCTACAGTATGGACAGTTATTGATGTCTTCTCCTCACAGGTAAACTGCAGAAACCAGACATTAGTGTCAATGACGAATCTTCTCATGATATCACCATTCTTTGTGTACTTCCTGAGTCTGTCAGTGATGGTCATAGCTGTAACCTGTACACTGGAGACCAGCCTCAGACCTACAAAGAGGCTTGGGTCAGGAGATTTAACGCAACATTATCCAAACTATTCTGTACCTTCCGTGTCACTAAGAATGATCTGTTCAGGCATCTGCAGTTGGAGAGAGATGTGAGCTGTGACTATAGAGTGAACACAGGAtcacactctctgtctccccgCAGTGATAAATACATTATTACAGGTAAGATACTTAcataaaaatacagaaatatgtatGAAattcatatatactgtatgtacaattTTTCAGTGCAGGTTTATTAGTATGGGAAAAAACTTGTTGAATAAACATTGTTTATACCTCTTTTTaacaaaaaaatatttgtttcCTTCTGATGGCATTAAATCAACGTGGaaaatgtattggatttgccaaAATAATTTTGGGAATGTtggtctttttttcacccaacattgaacctaaatccaatgacatggatgaaatgttgttgatttcactttgaattcacattagttgacaactcaatcaaatgtaaatcaaaactaggtgtggaactgacgtctgtgcccattgGGCAAATGCTTAATTTATTGCTAACTTATTTTGAACAAATGAATACATTTTAATTCATGTTTTTAAATCACAGTCCAAGTTAATTCCAAATAGTTATACAAATCACAAGTCCATGTCATGCTTATGACCATGATGATTTGACCTTGCATAGTGAAAGACTGCGGGCTCTACAATATATTGTTATGTGCAGAATAGTCTGCCTTGTAGTTCATTAAGTCGTTGTCCTCTCCCAACAGGTCAGAAACCAAATATTACATACAGTCTGAAAGAGAACCTCATCACCTGTTTAATTCCTGGCTCTGTCAGTAATGACACCACCTGTAACCTGTATGTTGGAGAGCAGAGTAAGAGTCTTTTTAGAGCACACGTCAGGAAGAAGAAACACACAGATTCCAAATGCTGGTTCTGTCAATTCTCTGTGGACGAGAATGATCTTATTAGAAGTCTACAGTCAGTGAGGAGTAAGGAGGTGAGCTGTGACTACAGCGTGAGCTCAGGACCAAACTCTCTCTCACCACACAGTGATGGGTACAGCTTTACAGGTGAGTCATTATCTATACAGTAAGAATCTATCAGTGCTGCAGGTCTTCATGATCTGACTAccctttgatttgtttaatatgaCTATTCATTCTGACCCTCCCTCCCCCACtaactcaatcactcactcatcTTCGCTCGCTCCTTGGAGCACAGCACTTTGACATATGGATCTCCACACTGTCTTATTCTGGGCCAGGTCCCAGGCTGATCTGGTGTTGAGTCCCAGGTTGTGTAGTTTAAATTCTTTGTTGAACTGGTTCAGTGTTTAGATCGTATCTATGCACTGTTAGGCTTCTGCTGTTAGATACATGGTGACCTTATTCTAGGAAGCTGATAACAACAATCAACACCGTATCTGTCCTGAAAGACTTTATCACCTTATGAATTGGTCTTATCATCTCTATAATGAGGAGAAATATAATCTACCAGGGCTAGAAGCAATCTGTCCGTAGTAATTTTTACAGTCCTACTTTGCCCACATTGAAAAGACAAATCATAAAGGTATTTCAAAAGGCCAACAACACCATGATAATCATTAATACGATCATGAATAAAATGCTAATTTCATTAATATGTGTTTTCTCAGTGGATTTGACTCCAGGTCCTAGATCTACTTTGCCTCCCAGCACGACAGTGAGTCCTACAGAAGGTGTGTTGGGCCTCTAAATGACCATCTCTGCAAATACCAATTATACAGTCAATAGTTTAGATTACGGGCCTGTAAAATTAAGAGACCAACATTATGTAATACCTTATTCTTGTGTAATTATATTGCTTCCCACTAGTTTCGACTGTTACTTCTACTTTGACCCCAGACACCACAGTGAGATCAACTACCAGTAAGTAGGCCCACTCATTTTAACTTACATGTATATTTTTGTTACCATTAATTCACTAAAGCTCCATCGGATTTATGAATTGACCCACTCATAGCTGCTTGTAATTTCAGTCCAGATTTGTGTACTTTTAGTCCATCTGATTTGTAGGTAATGTGTAGTGTACTTCTCTCTTTATGCTTATTGAATGACCTTAGATATTAAATTAATTTACGTGTTCTTGTGTAATCTCTTCTCACTAGGTTTGACCTCTCCTTTGACCCCCAGCACGGCAGTAAATCCTACATCAGGTGTGTTGGTCATCTTTCTCTAGTTAGCAGAAAGGACCTAAACAAATAGGCTAGATTTATTTTACTCAGGTTTTTACTCCTAATTTCCCCTGATTAAAAAAATTGGTTTATATCTCATTAATTAAATCAACTCATTTAAATACCTTCATTTTTGTATAATCAGATCCAATGACTTTGCTTTGCAGCAGGTTCAACTACTAGTTCTACTTTGACAACTGACACCCCAAAGAGTCCACATGATTTTAGTTTAGTGGCGTAATAAGTTGTGTTGTGTGTTACCTGTTATTAAACACTCTCTCTCTTGCGTGTTCCCAGGAGGTCAAAGCTCCACAGAAAGCGTTCTGGGTAAGCATCCATCTCTAGCTGACTACCTGTCTTTTCTCAGACAAATTAGACATTTACAGGAAGGAAGTGGAgtttacaataaaaaatattctaTATTATTCTCAGAAAATAAAATGTCTATCTCCAACTCCTTTACCATGTAGGTCCATTGCTTGTTCAAGAGGTGTTGATATCTGATAGAGTTTTGCATAATACATCCCATGCCTCAATTGTATTTGCCCGAGCTTTGTTTATCATGGCCGCTGATCGCTCTATAGGAACAATATCTTGAAAATATAATAACCGTGTTTGAGGCAAGAGGGTTGTAGGGGTAATCCACTAAGGATAACCTTTTTTGCTGTTGTTAACCCAGCATTAATGATTATTTTCTGAACCAGTTATCATTCAACAAAAATAAAGGTGGATCTTCACAGGGAAACACATTTTTGTAAGGAAATCTGGAACATGTGACCAGAACTGGGACACCACAGGACATTCCCAAAACATTAGTGTTACAACAGTATTCATACAGCATCTCTCACATATTGGAGTAAGAATCAGcttcatcttaaaacatttaatGGTGTTGCATAACTTCTATGTATAAGCTTATAATGTATAAGCTGGTGTGCTGGGTTTTTAGAGGTAACAAATACATTTTCCTAAATGGTATCCCAGTTCAGGTCAGGCCCCAATCCCTGCATTTCAGGGTTCCATACTAGAGGGACACCcaatgtagagcatttaacagaCAGCAGGCAATCATAAGTGGCAGAGACCATTCTAGAAGTTAATGAAGGGAATATCCATGTAAGCATTATGTGGGATGTTAACAGGGCATCCCATGGTACACCATAAGCTTTTAAGGCTCTGGGTTTTAACAATAATATTCCAAATTATGAAATTGTGAGCATTTAATCTTTCTACTGACTGAGTTGTGTTGTTCTCTAACAGAAATAATGAATACCTTTCTTTCTATTTGTGTAATCAGATACAGAATTGACTTGTATTACTTTCCAGCAGTTTCGACTGTTACTTCTACTTTGACCCCTGACATCACAGTGAAACCAACTAGTAAGTATCCCTTACTTTACAATTACATGTTTAGTTCACTCTAATTCACTAAAGCTCCAACAGGTTTACTCATAGACTTATTCATGGCTGCTTGTACGGTCACTCTACTTTGTTGTACTTTTCTTAGATATGAATGGCccccggaggggatggctgccgttttacgggttcctaaccaattgtgtCATTCtgggtgttttttttgttgcgttgtttgtaacttgttttgtacataatgtttctgccaccgtctcttatgaccaaaaagagttTCTGGACAataagaacagcgattactcactgggcgaagattttttctttaatgaattGAAGGAGAAAGATCATTCACATGAAGAGGAGACGCCGATACAGGGGCCGCAGATCCTGATGCTTGGTGAGATTTCATCTGCAAGTCAATAATCCTGCTTTACCAtccatatcttatgtttcactgagtcatggctgaacaagaACATGGATCATATACAGTTGGCTgagttttccgtgcatcggcaagacagaacaatAAACCTCCAGTAAGACGACGGCtggtggtctgtgtctatttgtcaataacaactGGTGtgcaatctctaatattaaggaagtctagAGGTTTTCCTCGTCTGAGGTagaatatctcatgataagctgtagaccacactatttaccaagaatgctcatccagaagcagcgctcctagtggtaaaatattttacctaatttctaccagtatGTCAAATGTGCAAACAGAGGGAAAAAAACCTCTagaacacctttactccacacacagatatgCATACAAAtagctccctcgccctccatttggcaaatctgaccataattctatcctcctgattcctgctaacaaGTAAAAACGCAAGCAGGActtaccagtgactcactcattacggaagtggtcagatgacacgcatactaagctacaggactgtttcgctagcacagactggaatatgttttgggattcatccgatggcattgaggagtacaccacatcagtcaccgactTCATCTGAACGTACATatgccaaccagaagccatggattacaggcaccaTCCGCACTGAGCAaaaagctagagctgccgctttcaaggagtgggacactattccggatgcttataagaaatcccgctatgccctcagacgaaccatcaaactggCAAAGCATTAATACAGGGCTAATAttaaatcctactacactggctctgacactcgtcggatgtggcagggcttgcaaactattacggattacaaaggaaacCCAACCGTGAGCTACCCAGTGATGAAAGcctaccaaacgagctaaatgtcttctatgcttgcttcaaggcaagcaacactgaaccatgcatgagatcaCCAGCTGTTTCGGACGACTGTGAGATGACGCTCTCCATAGCAGATATAGTTGTCTTATATACTGTCTTATATACTGCTTaaacagacaagttatatttgcaagatttagcttattcattattcataattaattcatcattaacgtTTGGTTCATGCATGTGACCAATCAATATCTCACTAGGCTTCTTCTCttcaagctgagaccttgaaactgagacacACCATTCGGTCTTCAAAACAATGTTCttggcgtactgccaaattgcttcTACTGATCGTGCATGGGAGGAATCCTCACTATCAatgagtcacttgcatgaaccaagtccaattggttattagaaaagcacaaacataacattttccttcacagactcaaatgtaaaatgcgTATCTAACTAGCTGTCTTTTCTCACATATATGAAAACAGAAACATTTACCAAGACTAATAATAAAGTGGTATTCTAACTCTTGTCTACCATTGAAGTATTTACATTTGGATTAAGAGCTAATGACCTCTTCTGATGACATCATGTCACCAAACAGCGGTGCAATTATGGCAGGCGGCAGTGGGTCTGGCTTCTGGAGTGGGTGTGTTCTTGATGGGATTGACAGCTGTCAGTCTCTGCAGGAGGACCAGTGAGTACTTCTGATTCTGCATAACAAATCATGTGCAAACATTTTCCTTCTCATattaatgtaagtgcctttgacatGGGTTAATCTTTCAACTCCTTTTGGTGATTTTGTGTAGTGTAGGCTATATTCAATATCATTCATTTAGCCTCGATTGTTTTTCAGAGAAAACCAATTCTCAGAGGTAAGAATTCCGCTTGTGAATATGATGCAGATTGTATCAacctttagttctgtattgtccatgatgagatgttCTTACCACAACCTTCTTATACTTTTATGttgtacagacctacagccagacaggatgatCACAGACAATGTATGTTCCAAACAAAATACATAAAGCACTGCACACActactaacacaactacacacatgcatgtacaaaCACAAATTctaatttcattttcattttgttTATGTTGTAGGTGATTTGGTGATGGGAGCTATGAGCAGTGCAGGCATGTTGGATTCAAGGGATGCTGGGATCTATTCTCTCAACGCCTATGTACCGTCCACATTTTTGCCCTCAGGTGAGTTTGTAACAGAATGTCTTCTGTCACTGTCTTCCTGACCTGGGATGTGAATTTGGGACCCTCAGTACAATAACACTTAATCACTCAATGCCAACCATACTAACTTAGATCTTTTAGTCAGAGCATCTTGAAAGCGTGAGAACAGAGCTGCAAGTCTCCAGGGTGGTTTGAGTCAGGAGGAGAAGTGTGATGTGACATCAAGACCTGTTATATTCACctcttctgaccccccccccaaaaaaacctcTTACttgtgtctttgtctctctctgtgagatGCAGGTCCTGTGCAGCAATCTGCAAATGAAGATGTAAGTACAGCAAAAATAATTACCTTGGATATAGATACATACTGGTTttcggacggacagacagacagtctgagGGATAATAaggatctttctctctctttcctccaggcTGATTCAGAGAATGCAGGGGTCTACAGCCTGATCACTTCTGTACCATCCACATCTATACCATTAGGTTTGTCTATTTAACTCAATCCCAATGATTCATAACATGTAGGGCTTTTTATAGGACTCAAAGTTGTTTAGGCGTGTATGTTGGTCTGAGGTAGTCATATCAGTAAGCATGAATGTATATAAGTTATACATAAGATAATGTGTTAGAGCATGAGAATAGAGCTGTACGTCTACAGGATGGTTTGAGTCAGGAGGAGAAGTGTGAAGGGACATTAAGTACAGCAAAGTGACACGCAGAACCACACCCACACtgacgcgtgcacacacacacacacactcactcactcactcactcactcactcactcactcactcactcactcaggctCCCTCTGCTGTACAGGTCCTTTTGAAGAAAATGGAAAGTCATCTGAAAACGACAATGTAAGTTCAGAATCACCCACTGTGTTTGATGATTGTGAACTGCTCTCAGTTTCAGATTGATGTTACATCCTTTTAAATTACATGACATTTACATTACTGTAGAATTAAAGGACTGAAGTTAAACTGTCTGTTTCGTTTCTCTAGTCTGATACGTACCACGTATACAGCTCAATCCCCGACAGACCAGCAACCTCAGCCCAGCCGGATGGGTTGTACAATCTTCTGCAGACACACTGAAACTACACCACTGGCTCTCTGTATGTCTCACAGAAATTATCTTTCTTTCAGGATGTCCTTTATTTATCACACATCATGTTACTGTAAATAAGTATCTAATACATCTACTGCATTGCCGTTTCTATTTATAAGCGACATACAGTAAGCAGCCACTAGAGGCCCCTCCAGAAAAAAACGTAGCATAGTAAAATAAACAAGATGCAGTTTCGAAATGTGGTTCTGCATCAGCAGTTTTGCTCTTGTTATGTCacttctacttggtactcatcccggatcaccctcatcagtaaaaaagctgactagcatagcctagcatagcgccacaagtaaatactagcatctaaatatcatgaaatcacaagtccaagacaccagatgaaagatacacatcttgtgaatccagccatcatttctgatttttaaaatgttttacagggaagacacaatatgtatttctattagctaaccacgatagcaaaagacccaacttttttttctccaccatttttttactgcataggtagctatcacaaattcgaccaaataaagatataaatagtcactaaccaagaaacaacttcatcagatgacagtctgataacatatttattgtatagcatatgttttgttcgaaaaatgtgcatatttcaggtataaatcatagttttacattgcagccaccatcacaactctcaccaaagcaactagaataactacagagagcaacgtgaatgacctaaatactcatcataaaacatttatgacaaatacacagtgtacagcaaatgaaagacaaacatcttgtgaatccagccaatatatcagattttttaagtgttttacagtgaaaacacaatatagcattatattagcttactacaatagcctaccacacagccCCATTCATTCAACATAACGTTGGCGATAGCGAataatccagcaaaagatatacattttttcactaaccttctcaaactccatcagatgacagtcctataacatcatattacacaatacatatatggtttgttcgaaaatgtgcatatttagcggcacaaatcgtggttttacaatgtgaatagtagccaaactgcaaacaaaatgtcgggagaaagcttgggagaggcacctaatctaatcaataactaatcataaacttgacaaaaaaatacaggttggacagcaaattaaagatacattagttcttaatgcaaccgctgtgttagaccGCTGTGttatttttaaattaacgttactacgacatacagcttacgttatggcgagaccgcgccgaaattaatggcggaatattAGTCTACACATTTTCGacagatatacgaattaacatcataaatagttcttactatttgatgagcttccatcagaatcttgtacaagttgtcctttgtccagaataatcgttgctcggttgtagaaggTCGTCTTCAACTGTGTAATTAGCAGCAAACGTTAGCCATGTGGCGCATAAGTGGCCAACCCTCCATAACGCAGAacaaagaaaaaaatgaaaatcgcattaaactgatataaactgatataactcggtttaaaataactacattatgatgtttttaacacatatatcaaattaaatcagagccggagatatctaacttataaaacgaaagcttttcagagcGCGATGGAGAGGTCCTTCCTGCGTCAGGTCAAACCATGAAAAGACCGGTCCTTCCGTTCCAACATCTATTGTTCCGCCTCAGatctagctagacaccccattccaattctcactgcttactgacatctaggggaaggcgtatgcagtgcatgtcgacccatagattacatgcaaatttataaactgaccctggaacagagcccccga from Salvelinus alpinus chromosome 2, SLU_Salpinus.1, whole genome shotgun sequence carries:
- the LOC139540970 gene encoding uncharacterized protein — encoded protein: MNGLLPDSDITDLPQPRLTVSSTVIRERDSVQLSCDSSPSVSVSQCYFYTEGRDPKPSPCTRSLTGAELLSWAGERLSAEVKLRCFYTVETHYPSTHSHPAPITILGKLQKPDISVNDESSHDITILCVLPESVSDGHSCNLYTGDQPQTYKEAWVRRFNATLSKLFCTFRVTKNDLFRHLQLERDVSCDYRVNTGSHSLSPRSDKYIITGQKPNITYSLKENLITCLIPGSVSNDTTCNLYVGEQSKSLFRAHVRKKKHTDSKCWFCQFSVDENDLIRSLQSVRSKEVSCDYSVSSGPNSLSPHSDGYSFTARHFDCYFYFDPRHHSEINYQFDLSFDPQHGSKSYIRRSKLHRKRSG